Below is a genomic region from Kribbella qitaiheensis.
TCCTGCTGGCTCGACGGCATTTGAACCGCTAATCGCCGACGCCCGGCGTCAGGCTCCCAGTACGAGCTGACGCCGGGCGCTGGTCAGTGAGGTGTCAGGCCGTGCACTGGCTGGACGCAGCGACGCTGCCGCCGTCGTTCAGGTTGCCGTTGTACATCCAGCCTTCGATGGTGGTGTTGGCGATCCGGACGTGGGTCCATTTGTGGCCTTCGCTGTTCTGGACCCAGCAGTGGTAGAAGAGGTCCTTCGAAGTATCGACCTGCTTGACCACATCGCAAGACTGGTACGGACCGGTCCGGATCGGCGAGGAGCTGATGACCTTGCCCGCCCCGGAGCTCCGGTTCTGCCAGGCGGGGTGGCTGCCGCAGTCGGCGCTGGCCGACTGGGCGTTCAGGGCGATGAAACCACCGGCCACCA
It encodes:
- a CDS encoding SH3 domain-containing protein, with translation MSTPSSIRRLVTAAVTLPLVAGGFIALNAQSASADCGSHPAWQNRSSGAGKVISSSPIRTGPYQSCDVVKQVDTSKDLFYHCWVQNSEGHKWTHVRIANTTIEGWMYNGNLNDGGSVAASSQCTA